The Sebastes umbrosus isolate fSebUmb1 chromosome 19, fSebUmb1.pri, whole genome shotgun sequence genome has a segment encoding these proteins:
- the lrrc8aa gene encoding leucine rich repeat containing 8 VRAC subunit Aa, translating to MIPITELRYFADTQPAYRILKPWWDVFTDYISVVMLMIAVFGGTLQVTQDKMICLPCKWVVNKSCETMPVPNVSAAYAPEPKGIQYDLDRHQYNYVDAVCYENKLHWFAKYFPYLVLLHTLIFLACSNFWFKFPRTSSKLEHFVSILLKCFDSPWTTRALSETVVEESDPKPLGKMNGSMDKKASCVSEDVEASVPMLQRTKSRIEQGIVDRSETGVLDKKEGEQAKALFEKVKKFRIHVEEGDIVYRLYIRQTIIKVIKFILIISYTAYYVRYIRFSVVCTVNIQKLTGYSTFYCAHPLATLFKILACFYISLVGVYGLICMYTLCWMLTRSLKRYSFESIREESSYSDIPDLKNDFAFMLHMIDQYDPLYSKRFAVFLSEVSENKLRQLNLNNEWTLEKLRQRITKEKEKMELHLFMLSGIPDTVFDLVELEVLKLELIPDVTIPPIIAQLSNLREMWLYHTPAKIEAPALAFLRENLKSLHIKFTDIKEIPLWIYSLKNLSELHLTGNLSAENNRYIVIDGLRELKRLKYLRLKSNLTKLPQVVTDVGVHLQKLSINNEGTKLMVLNSLKKMVNLTELELLRCDLERIPHSIFSLHNLQEIDLKDNNLKTIEEIISFQHLHRLVCLKLWYNQIAYIPIQIGTLTNMERLYLNRNKIEKIPGQLFFCRKLRFLDLSHNNLTSIHADVGFLQNLQYFAVTANRIETLPPELFKCKKLRTLNLGNNCLQTLPSRFGELTGLTQLELRGNRLECLPVELGECRLLKRSSLVVEEDLFNTLPPEVKEQLWRADKEQI from the exons ATGATTCCCATCACAGAGCTCCGGTACTTCGCTGACACCCAGCCAGCGTACCGTATCCTGAAGCCATGGTGGGACGTTTTCACCGACTACATCTCCGTCGTCATGCTGATGATCGCGGTGTTCGGTGGCACGCTGCAGGTCACGCAAGACAAGATGATCTGCCTGCCTTGCAAGTGGGTGGTCAACAAGTCCTGCGAGACCATGCCCGTCCCAAACGTGAGCGCCGCCTATGCACCGGAACCCAAAGGCATTCAGTATGACCTCGACCGCCATCAGTACAACTACGTCGATGCTGTCTGCTACGAAAACAAACTGCACTGGTTTGCCAAATATTTCCCCTATCTGGTGCTACTCCACACCCTCATCTTCCTGGCCTGCAGCAACTTCTGGTTCAAGTTCCCCCGCACAAGTTCCAAACTGGAGCACTTTGTCTCCATCCTCCTCAAGTGCTTTGACTCCCCGTGGACAACAAGGGCTTTGTCTGAGACCGTGGTGGAGGAGAGCGACCCCAAGCCTCTGGGGAAGATGAACGGCTCGATGGATAAGAAGGCGTCGTGTGTGAGCGAGGATGTTGAGGCCAGCGTGCCCATGCTCCAACGAACAAAGTCCAGAATTGAACAAGGCATTGTAGATCGCTCTGAAACGGGGGTTTTGGATAAAAAGGAAGGGGAGCAGGCCAAGGCTCTTTTTGAGAAGGTAAAAAAGTTCAGGATCCATGTAGAGGAGGGTGATATAGTGTACCGTCTTTACATACGTCAGACCATCATCAAAGTAATCAAGTTTATACTGATAATTAGCTACACGGCCTACTACGTACGCTACATCAGGTTCAGTGTAGTGTGCACAGTGAACATTCAGAAACTAACAGGGTACAGCACCTTCTATTGTGCTCACCCGTTAGCAACTCTTTTCAAGATTTTGGCCTGTTTCTACATCAGCTTGGTGGGGGTTTATGGTCTCATCTGCATGTACACTCTTTGTTGGATGCTCACCCGCTCGCTCAAGCGATACTCCTTCGAATCAATCCGCGAGGAGAGCAGCTACAGCGACATCCCTGACTTGAAGAACGACTTCGCCTTCATGCTACACATGATAGATCAGTACGACCCTCTCTACTCCAAGCGCTTTGCCGTATTTCTGTCCGAGGTGAGCGAGAACAAGCTGAGGCAGCTGAACCTGAACAACGAGTGGACGTTGGAGAAGCTGAGGCAGCGCATCAccaaggagaaagagaagatggAGCTGCATCTGTTCATGCTCAGCGGGATCCCAGACACCGTGTTCGATCTGGTTGAGCTGGAAGTGCTCAAGCTGGAGCTTATCCCCGATGTGACCATCCCGCCGATCATCGCCCAGCTCTCCAACCTGAGGGAGATGTGGCTCTATCACACACCAGCTAAAATTGAGGCTCCCGCTCTCGCTTTCCTGAGAGAGAACCTGAAGTCTCTTCACATCAAGTTCACAGACATCAAGGAGATCCCACTGTGGATCTACAGCCTGAAGAACCTCAGCGAGCTGCACCTAACCGGGAACCTGAGTGCCGAGAACAATCGCTACATCGTCATCGACGGGCTCCGGGAGCTCAAAAGGCTCAAATACCTACGTCTGAAAAGCAACCTGACCAAGCTGCCGCAGGTGGTGACAGACGTGGGCGTGCACCTCCAGAAGCTCTCCATCAACAACGAGGGCACCAAGCTGATGGTGCTCAACAGCCTGAAGAAAATGGTCAACCTGACGGAGCTTGAGCTCCTCCGCTGCGACCTCGAACGCATTCCACACTCCATCTTCAGTTTGCACAACCTGCAGGAGATCGACTTGAAGGACAACAACCTGAAGACGATAGAGGAGATCATCAGCTTCCAGCACCTGCACCGACTCGTGTGCCTGAAGCTGTGGTACAACCAGATCGCCTACATCCCCATTCAGATCGGGACGCTCACCAACATGGAGAGGCTGTATCTGAACAGGAACAAGATCGAAAAAATCCCCGGCCAGCTTTTCTTCTGTCGCAAGCTGCGCTTCTTAGACCTGAGTCACAACAATCTGACCAGCATCCACGCTGACGTAGGCTTCCTCCAGAACCTGCAGTACTTCGCTGTGACGGCAAACAGG ATCGAGACTTTGCCCCCAGAGCTGTTCAAGTGCAAGAAGCTGCGTACTCTGAATCTGGGAAACAACTGCCTGCAGACGCTGCCGTCGCGCTTCGGGGAACTCACCGGGTTGACCCAGCTTGAGCTGAGAGGGAACCGTCTCGAGTGTCTCCCCGTGGAGCTCGGCGAGTGTCGGCTGTTGAAGAGGAGCAGtctggtggtggaggaggaccTGTTCAACACGCTGCCACCAGAAGTCAAAGAGCAGCTTTGGAGGGCCGATAAGGAGCAGATTTAA